The Acanthopagrus latus isolate v.2019 chromosome 6, fAcaLat1.1, whole genome shotgun sequence genome includes a region encoding these proteins:
- the LOC119020637 gene encoding uncharacterized protein LOC119020637, translating to MKIAAFNVKNFGCKKANNEFVRTQLIKIVSRYSLVVVLEVMDQSGKAIDMFLTELNAFEQNKKHPYAMQCSEPLGRRFHKEKFVFFYRKDEVKVIESYQWNEEYVDLLAREPFVVHFSLPSTVVKSLVLIPVHTTPDSAETELSALDDVVKAARKKCRTDNIMILGDFNADGRYLPETKKAKVSIHQPPYYWLIDEDADTTTSNNNDHTYDRIVVYGDDMYDAVVKGSAQPFNFQRAYRLSDEQTQEISDHYPVEVELREPRGQPTKKKGISLTSLMYSLTCTIRVTMKIAAFNVKNLGWKKVTDETVVRHLTKIMSRYSVVVILEVNDKSGKAMEKLHQELNSSSWTRTRPYSMIASSQLGRDTYKEQFVCFYRKDAVTLEACHQYEDNQVGDEDVFAREPFILRFSCPTTVVKDLVLIPVHTKPEDSQKELDELHDVVDAVRKKWKTNKIMILGDFNADGRYLSKKKKEKIRICSAHYHWLIEDDVDTTSSNLNDHTYDRIVVYGQTMLNAVVPGSAKSFNFQREFKLTDEETLSISDHYPVEVELKTDQKHKAPAQRRMVLTRTEKTTSNRPTQRTALTGPQKKKVKPPGLQKKKKRAPKRKRGQSSDTPAKRRRLDKQ from the exons ATGAAGATCGCAGCCTTCAATGTGAAGAACTTTGGATGTAAAAAGGCCAACAATGAGTTTGTGCGGACACAACTGATCAAG ATCGTGTCTCGGTACAgcctggtggtggtgctggaggtGATGGATCAAAGCGGCAAGGCCATCGACATGTTCCTCACAGAGCTGAACGCCTTTGA acagaacaaaaagcATCCGTATGCTATGCAGTGCAGTGAACCTCTGGGACGAAGATTCCACAAGGAGAAGTTTGTCTTCTTCTACAG aaagGACGAGGTGAAGGTGATCGAATCCTACCAGTGGAACGAGGAATATGTCGACCTCCTCGCCAGAGAGCCCTTTGTTGTGCACTTCAGTTTGCCAAGTAcag TTGTGAAGTCGCTGGTCCTGATCCCCGTCCACACCACACCAGACTCTGCAGAGACGGAGCTGAGCGCTCTGGACGATGTGGTCAAAGCTGCGAGAAAGAAATGTAGGACTGAT aacatCATGATTTTGGGAGACTTTAACGCAGATGGACGTTACCTCCCCGAGACGAAGAAGGCAAAGGTCTCCATACACCAGCCGCCCTACTATTGGCTGATCGATGAAGACGCCGACACGACAACCAGCAACAATAATGACCACACCTACGACAG GATTGTGGTGTACGGAGACGACATGTATGATGCTGTTGTGAAAGGCTCAGCTCAACCTTTCAACTTCCAGAGAGCCTACCGTCTCTCTGATgaacag ACTCAAGAGATCAGTGACCACTACCctgtggaggtggagctgaggGAGCCCAGAGGACAACCAACGAAGAAGAAAGGTATCTCACTGACATCATTAATGTATTCTTTGACCTGCACCAT ACGAGTCACAATGAAGATAGCTGCCTTCAATGTCAAGAACCTGGGCTGGAAAAAAGTCACCGACGAGACTGTGGTCCGCCACCTCACCAAG ATCATGTCTCGGTACAGTGTGGTGGTGATACTGGAGGTGAACGATAAGAGCGGTAAGGCCATGGAGAAGTTACACCAAGAgctcaacagcagcag CTGGACCCGAACCCGTCCCTACTCCATGATCGCCAGCAGTCAGCTGGGACGAGACACATACAAggagcagtttgtttgtttctacaG gAAGGACGCAGTGACGCTGGAAGCTTGTCATCAGTATGAAGATAATCAGGTTGGAGATGAGGACGTGTTCGCCAGAGAGCCCTTCATCCTGCGCTTCAGCTGTCCAACTACAG TTGTGAAAGACCTGGTTCTGATCCCGGTCCACACGAAGCCCGAGGACTCACAGAAGGAGCTGGACGAGCTGCACGACGTGGTCGATGCCGTCAGGAAGAAGTGGAAAACTAAT aaaATCATGATTTTGGGGGACTTTAACGCAGATGGACGTTACCtctccaagaagaagaaggaaaagatcCGCATCTGCTCGGCTCACTACCATTGGCTGATAGAGGATGATGTCGATACCACGTCCAGTAACCTAAACGACCACACCTACGACAG GATCGTGGTGTACGGACAGACCATGCTGAACGCAGTCGTTCCCGGCTCGGCCAAGTCTTTCAACTTCCAGAGAGAGTTCAAGCTGACTGACGAGGAA ACTCTGAGTATCAGTGACCATTATCCCGTGGAGGTCGAGCTGAAGACTGatcagaaacacaaagcacCGGCTCAGAGGAGGATGGTTCTGACCCGAACAGAGAAGACAACGTCCAACAGACCGACTCAGAGGACAG CACTAACAggaccacagaagaagaaggtcaAACCACCAGgattacagaagaagaagaagagggcacctaaaagaaagagaggacagTCATCAGACACACCAGCCAAGAGAAGACGTTTGGACAAACAATGA
- the sec13 gene encoding protein SEC13 homolog — MVSVINTVDTSHEDMIHDAQMDYYGTRLATCSSDRTVKIFDVRNGGQILVADLRGHEGPVWQVAWAHPMFGNILASCSYDRKVIIWKEDNGSWDKMYEYTGHESSVNSVCWGPYEFGLILACGSSDGAISLLTFTGDQQWDVKKISNAHTIGCNAVSWAPAVVPGSLIDQPSGQKPNYVKRFVSGGCDNLVKLWKEEDGQWKEDQKLEAHSDWVRDVGWAPSIGLPTSTIASCSQDGRVFIWTCDDPAGNTWTAKLLHKFNDVVWHVSWSITGNILAVSGGDNKVTLWKESMDGQWACISDVSKGQGAVSTITDTQQSEQ, encoded by the exons ATG GTTTCCGTTATCAACACGGTGGACACCTCTCATGAGGACATGATC CACGATGCCCAAATGGATTACTACGGGACTCGACTCGCCACCTGTTCTTCTGACCGCACTGTGAAGATCTTCGATGTTAGAAATGGAGGACAGATACTGGTCGCAGACCTCAGAGG ccaCGAGGGTCCCGTGTGGCAGGTAGCGTGGGCTCACCCGATGTTCGGCAACATTCTGGCGTCCTGCTCCTACGATCGTAAAGTCATCATCTGGAAGGAGGATAACGGATCCTGGGATAAGATGTATGAATACACCGGACACGAGTCATCAG TGAACTCTGTCTGCTGGGGTCCCTATGAATTTGGTCTGATCCTGGCTTGCGGCAGCTCAGATGGAGCTATTTCCCTTCTCACATTTACTGGGGATCAGCAGTGGGACGTCAAGAAGATCAGCAACGCACACACT ATCGGCTGTAATGCAGTCAGTTGGGCTCCTGCCGTCGTTCCAGGCAGTCTGATCGATCAGCCGTCAGGACAGAAACCGAACTACGTGAAACGCTTCGTCTCCGGGGGCTGCGACAACCTCGTCAAACTCTGGAA AGAGGAAGACGGTCAGTGGAAGGAGGACCAGAAGCTGGAGGCTCACAGTGATTGGGTGAGAGATGTCGGATGGGCTCCATCTATTGGTCTCCCCACCAGCACCATCGCCAGCTGCTCCCAG GACGGACGTGTGTTTATCTGGACGTGTGACGATCCTGCAGGAAACACCTGGACGGCCAAACTGCTCCATAAGTTCAATGATGTTGTTTGGCACGTCAGCTGGTCTATCACCGGAAATATTCTGGCTGTTTCCGGAGGAGACAATAAG GTGACGCTGTGGAAGGAGTCGATGGACGGTCAGTGGGCTTGTATCAGCGATGTCAGCAAGGGCCAGGGAGCCGTCTCCaccatcacagacacacagcagagcgagcagtga